In a single window of the Fibrobacter sp. UWB15 genome:
- a CDS encoding T9SS type A sorting domain-containing protein, with protein sequence MNMVSTGSKMVSRVALGVALLGFAGAYAQVSINKAEGWLESAFAEWASDGSDSYNVYYSGAGASNVKVDGQLVRKYGSKYRVDVVGLKAGSYTLKVASVKGGKEGASTTSKSLTVKAHDRAGFAFSNGHVPGAYKTDGTLKSGAVILYVTESTKNTIKLDVVTSSKGAVTECVGLQNILTAFKKGYDTRPLAIRLIGNVTDPEVTDKGDILIDMGKKEGGAMTIEGIGNDATANGWGIRIKNAFDVEIRNIGVMNVDSDEGDNIGLQQDNQYIWVHNCDFFYGHAGSDKDQVKGDGALDCKKSTYVTFSYNHFWDNGKSNLLGLSEGTTDGLYITYHHNWYDHSDSRHPRVRFYSAHVYNNYYDGVAKYGAGSTKGSSVFMEANYFRNCKYPMMTSMQGSDVYAGGTTRDTKNNPTFSSEDGGTIKAYNNHMEGSYTFIPYGASKYVLKGSETAAGSIDTKADFDAYVVSSRNDKVPNTVKSYAGANTYNNFDTDNSVMYSYTADTPAQAMANVRAYAGRVQGGDFKWTFDNSVDDAAYEVNQKLKDALMAYKGSNGEVMEYASSSSVAPASSSSVESSSSEQSSSSVSSSSEKLDSSSSVENPESSSSAEGDSTTSIAATVAYAGVPMRYLAGEARLEIFTGNVRRLDIFAVNGNVVKLSTEAVSQSSVDLSSLKPGVYLVRLVAGGKAYQQKIVRR encoded by the coding sequence ATGAATATGGTTTCGACAGGTTCCAAAATGGTTTCTAGAGTGGCGCTCGGTGTGGCACTTCTCGGATTTGCCGGGGCTTATGCCCAGGTGTCGATCAACAAGGCCGAAGGCTGGCTCGAATCGGCTTTTGCCGAATGGGCTTCCGATGGTTCGGACAGCTACAATGTTTACTATTCGGGCGCTGGCGCAAGCAATGTCAAGGTAGACGGCCAGCTTGTTCGCAAGTACGGCTCCAAGTACCGTGTTGACGTGGTCGGCCTCAAGGCCGGTAGCTACACGCTCAAGGTGGCCTCTGTCAAGGGCGGCAAAGAAGGTGCTTCCACCACTTCGAAGTCCCTGACCGTTAAGGCCCATGATCGCGCGGGCTTCGCTTTTAGCAACGGCCATGTTCCGGGTGCTTACAAGACCGATGGTACGCTCAAGAGCGGCGCCGTGATTCTCTATGTGACCGAATCGACCAAGAATACCATTAAACTTGATGTGGTGACGAGCAGCAAGGGTGCCGTAACAGAATGCGTGGGCCTCCAGAATATCTTGACGGCGTTCAAGAAGGGCTACGATACGCGTCCGCTCGCCATTCGCTTGATTGGCAACGTGACCGACCCCGAAGTGACCGACAAGGGTGACATTCTGATTGACATGGGCAAAAAGGAAGGTGGCGCCATGACGATCGAAGGTATCGGTAACGACGCTACGGCAAACGGCTGGGGCATTCGTATCAAGAATGCTTTCGATGTTGAAATCCGCAACATCGGTGTTATGAATGTCGATTCCGACGAAGGCGACAACATTGGCTTGCAGCAGGACAACCAGTACATTTGGGTGCACAACTGCGACTTCTTCTACGGCCATGCGGGTAGCGACAAGGACCAGGTCAAGGGCGATGGTGCCTTGGACTGCAAAAAGTCCACCTACGTGACCTTCAGCTACAACCACTTCTGGGATAACGGTAAGTCGAACTTGCTCGGCCTTTCCGAAGGTACGACTGACGGTCTCTACATCACTTATCACCACAACTGGTACGACCATTCCGATAGCCGCCACCCGCGCGTGCGCTTCTACAGCGCCCATGTGTACAATAACTACTACGATGGCGTGGCCAAATACGGCGCTGGTTCTACGAAGGGCTCTTCCGTGTTTATGGAAGCGAACTACTTCCGTAATTGCAAGTACCCGATGATGACGTCTATGCAGGGAAGCGACGTGTATGCTGGCGGCACCACTCGCGATACCAAGAACAATCCGACATTCAGCAGCGAAGATGGCGGTACGATCAAGGCTTATAACAACCACATGGAAGGTTCTTACACGTTCATTCCGTATGGTGCAAGCAAGTATGTGCTCAAGGGCTCTGAAACGGCTGCTGGCTCCATCGATACCAAAGCCGACTTTGACGCCTACGTGGTTTCTAGCCGCAACGACAAGGTTCCGAATACGGTCAAGTCTTATGCCGGTGCGAATACCTACAACAACTTCGATACCGACAATTCCGTGATGTACAGCTACACGGCGGATACTCCGGCGCAGGCCATGGCGAATGTGCGTGCCTATGCGGGCCGCGTGCAGGGTGGTGATTTCAAGTGGACCTTTGACAACTCGGTGGACGATGCCGCCTACGAAGTGAACCAGAAACTGAAAGACGCCCTGATGGCTTACAAGGGCAGCAATGGCGAGGTCATGGAATATGCAAGCTCCAGTTCTGTGGCGCCGGCATCCAGCAGTTCCGTGGAATCGAGCTCCTCTGAACAGTCTTCTAGCTCGGTCTCATCGAGCAGCGAAAAGCTGGATTCCTCGAGCAGTGTGGAAAATCCGGAATCCAGTAGCTCGGCTGAAGGCGATTCGACCACAAGCATTGCCGCGACGGTGGCTTATGCCGGAGTGCCGATGCGCTACCTCGCTGGCGAAGCCCGCCTCGAGATTTTCACCGGAAATGTCCGCCGTTTGGATATTTTCGCGGTCAATGGAAATGTCGTGAAACTCTCGACCGAAGCGGTGTCGCAGTCCAGTGTGGATTTGTCCAGCCTTAAGCCTGGTGTTTACCTGGTGCGCCTGGTGGCAGGCGGCAAGGCCTACCAGCAAAAGATTGTGAGACGATAG
- a CDS encoding nodulation protein NfeD, which produces MKLFVRIFSTLLVLAAFCFADTTSITPVDSTKTATDSVITQETKKHAVWIKLEGDVEPSMYDFCARAIDDALQENPDYIVFEINTFGGRLDAAFDIVDTIMAVKGPTTIALVKKKAISAGSLIALACQKLYMLEATTIGDCAPIVQGGDGTPQIVGEKIQSPLRAKFRNLAQRNGYPELLSSAFVTPELEILELTATLDKGKKSQRDTTLIIEGSKYSVLDSAAKAFWGAPKILVKEGELLTMTDKEAQELGFSKGTFKDRSEFETALAIESRSEVETTLGEDIASAIAAIAGILLILGFGALYIEFKTPGFGLFGIIGIILIGIVFLGQFAPQLDGYIPAILLVAGVALFLVEIFVMPGTFLFGVGGIACMILALALSYSPADIPDYVPEAVEESFDATPWLFGLLYMLTCAAIALVFPIAASKYLIPLLPEGWTPMLKTDLETAASPTEAVQEVSVGDEGIAKTFLRPVGQALINGKLFDVQTHGEIIEASTRIKVTAVQEGHIWVTVAKAEMEG; this is translated from the coding sequence ATGAAGTTGTTTGTGCGTATTTTTTCTACCCTTTTGGTGCTTGCGGCATTCTGTTTTGCCGACACCACATCAATCACTCCGGTCGATTCTACAAAGACGGCAACCGACTCGGTCATCACCCAAGAAACTAAAAAACATGCTGTTTGGATTAAGCTCGAAGGTGACGTAGAACCGTCCATGTACGATTTCTGCGCCCGCGCCATCGATGACGCTCTCCAGGAAAATCCGGACTACATCGTCTTTGAAATCAACACCTTCGGTGGCCGCCTCGACGCCGCCTTCGACATCGTCGATACCATCATGGCCGTCAAGGGCCCGACCACCATCGCGCTCGTGAAAAAGAAAGCGATCAGTGCGGGCAGCCTTATCGCACTCGCCTGTCAAAAGCTTTACATGCTCGAAGCCACCACGATTGGCGACTGCGCCCCCATCGTGCAGGGTGGCGACGGCACTCCGCAAATCGTCGGCGAAAAAATCCAGTCGCCCTTGCGTGCTAAATTCAGGAACCTTGCCCAGCGTAACGGTTATCCGGAGCTCCTGAGTTCCGCCTTCGTTACGCCGGAACTCGAAATTCTCGAACTCACCGCCACGCTCGACAAGGGTAAAAAGTCTCAGCGCGACACCACGCTCATTATCGAAGGCTCCAAGTACAGCGTCCTCGACAGCGCCGCCAAGGCATTCTGGGGCGCCCCGAAGATTCTCGTGAAAGAAGGCGAACTCCTGACCATGACCGACAAGGAAGCGCAGGAACTCGGATTCTCGAAGGGAACGTTCAAGGACCGTAGCGAATTCGAGACCGCACTTGCCATCGAAAGCCGCAGCGAAGTCGAGACCACCTTGGGCGAAGATATCGCCTCGGCCATCGCGGCTATCGCGGGAATCCTTTTGATTCTCGGTTTCGGCGCGCTCTACATCGAATTCAAGACGCCGGGATTCGGCCTGTTCGGCATCATCGGCATCATCCTCATCGGCATCGTGTTCCTCGGGCAGTTCGCACCGCAGCTCGACGGCTACATTCCCGCCATCCTGCTCGTCGCGGGCGTAGCGCTGTTCCTGGTTGAAATCTTCGTGATGCCCGGAACGTTCCTGTTCGGCGTAGGCGGCATCGCGTGCATGATCTTGGCACTTGCGCTGTCGTACTCCCCCGCCGACATTCCCGATTACGTTCCCGAAGCTGTCGAAGAATCCTTTGACGCCACCCCCTGGCTGTTCGGATTGCTTTACATGCTAACCTGCGCGGCGATAGCGCTCGTGTTCCCCATTGCCGCAAGCAAGTACCTGATTCCGCTACTCCCCGAAGGCTGGACTCCTATGCTCAAGACCGACCTTGAAACCGCAGCCTCGCCTACCGAAGCCGTGCAAGAAGTTTCTGTCGGCGACGAAGGTATCGCAAAGACATTCTTACGTCCGGTCGGCCAGGCCCTTATTAACGGAAAACTTTTTGACGTGCAGACCCACGGCGAAATCATCGAAGCCAGCACCCGCATCAAGGTGACCGCCGTACAAGAAGGCCACATCTGGGTGACGGTTGCTAAAGCTGAAATGGAAGGCTAG